TCCGGAGAGCTCAACGCCCTCGTTGTCCTGTCTCCCCACATCCTTCGTATTCCATTCCCCCTTGTCTGAAGGGGCCGTTAGCGAAAGTGTGCCGTTCGCATTCTTTTCGTTCGGGTAGGAGTTGGTCTCTGTCTGCGAATACTTAAAGCCAGACATCATGGGTATTGTATATATGACGGTAAGAGGGATTGTGTAAAATAATGGATAAAAGCGGCTTCTTGGGTGTGGAGTATAGCTCTATGTTTGTATAGCTATAAAAGCGATGTTGTACGCATGTGGATGTAGGGGTACTTGGTATGGTAAATGAATAGCAGGCAATGTGGACTGACGAGGGCAAGTATATACTGCAGAATCTAGTATAGCGGTAATAGTTACATCATTCGTCTGCGTAGGTGTTATAGAAGGAGTAGCTGGTGACCTTCCGCATGACGTTCCTGCCCGAATGAGTCATCGTGTTGACGCTTATTTAGCGTACATTCCCAGCCTTGTAATAATGCTACATAACAATTTGCGGCGGTGGGTAATTCGAGAGTGTGATTATCGGCTGGGTAGAATTTCCGGTGCTGTCTAGACTACGGGATTCGGACTATAATGGTGTTCAGGTAAACGCCTCCTAAAACAACACAAAGGGATTGTGTGTGGAAATACTGACAAAGGCATGGTTTCGGTTGGACAAAGCCACTCATGAGAATAATGACACAAAAGGgtttcatcatcattattaTACTCATTGTGTGTCTTTTAGACGCATTGTCTACGTCAAACAGTAGTACACAGAATCGAGGCTTTCCACGACAACCTTTACAACAAAGCCCATAATGATGGAGTAGTTAAGTGAGCCGCAATCCCCACAGTTTCACAATGTAAATCTATCTATCATTGTACCAGGCTTGACCATCTTATACTGATTCTGCCAAAGAGATAGAACCCTCGAGCCGGAACCCCGTGTAACCATGGCTTTCTTGAGGTTTTTTAAGCGCGAAAGACTCCACAACCGCCTCGTACAGGCAAGGCCACATCCTTTCTCTCGGAACTATTTTAAGATTGAAATTGATATTCCACGCGAGGAACAGCGTGGCAAACACAGGAGGGTGTCTGTCTTATCCGTGATATCGGCCTGCGTCAAGCAACTCGGAGACCACACAAATTCCCAACAGGTTCCGGCTCTGCATCCGGAGAAAAAGCATGGGAGGGTCCATTTTAGAGTGAGAGGTACGACAATCGACGAGGCCTTTGACAATCTGCGGCAATACTTGGTAGAGGTGCAGTATCACGTTCAGAGATCTTCCAGAATTCATGAAGGATTCGTTTCAATGCCTCTCAAGTGTCGCCGTACCAAACACTCGCCACCCATGTTTGTCATGAGATGgtgtgaaggaggaagaaataggCTCTCCATTTGGCCAATAATTATTGAGATACCCAGTTTGAAAGATTCTTTGGATATGGCCTTGAACATTGAAAAAACTCGCAAAATTCCGGTatttgatgatgaaggaaagTGAAGGAGAGGGCTACATGTGTTAGTGTTGGATTCACTCTTTCAGGAGTAATACCGTTCTGTCTGTTGGATTATTAGTGTTATcatgtctcttctttttaaTTTCGTAGAGCTTTCTCGTTCAAATATCAATACAGCATGTCAATCCGTTTCGATGCCTGCCGTGTCGGaccattcttttcttagCTATATTCTCGTACTTGCAACTTTGAACTCCTAATACCATATCACACTAGCAAATGTTTCGACGTCCACCATATCTGAAGACTTTGCCTCATGCTAATCAACTGTAAGCATTCTCTGTCTCATGACTCTCATCACCCACAAAACTTTACAGATCCTTAGCATTGTTTGACTTTATACCGTATATGGACGCAAAATAGATGGCTAGCAAGACGcgacaagaaacaaagacTACAGAGTGCAAGATAGACGGCGGACTTTCCCCAGTGCCTATCCCCATAGATATAGAGTCACACAATGGGAGATATTTCAGTCTTTGTCATAGCCCACTTTGATATAGTACTTTCATTCAGGTTGAAGACAGGGGGTACGGAATAAACCCAGGCTATGTActgtttctttggtttgATACATGATTTTGGCTCTTTCTAGAGGTCATGCCGCTTGTGGAAGTACCGTGGTATTGGTTTGCTGGCAAGCGCCATGGTATTGAATATAATCGTCGCAATACTTTACATGTGCAATTATGCAACCTACCTGAAGTTTATCATCTCATGAGATGGTTATATACCTCAGCATACTTCATCTTGCTTACCGACACATACACCTCCAACCATTCATTGCTAGAAAACAAGACGTTAGCAGTTAATTACTTTTACTAACCCTCTATACAACCAGCTTCAACTCAACGTACAACCCAGCAAACAGCACACCACTGACAGACAAAACGTCAAACATACAATCCACCCATAGGCCAAACTCAAACACCACTCGTTTCTACTTCAGAACACCTTACAACGAAGCCAACAACACAGCCAAGGTCATATCCAATTCCCTCAGACAGTTACTAGCAGACGATACCTCCAAATGCCTAAGCATTCCCGGCAAGAAAAATGGTTTTTGGACAGACTGTTACAGTCTCACGCCCCTCGAAGATAGTATGGGCAACAAACTCAGAGAACTAGAGCAATACCTACAGGCAATGAAGGCGCAACTTGAAATGGCTCCTGTTCCTAACTGGTACACCCTCCCGCTCAAATGCCAGTATAAGTCGAACAAGGTGGGATCTTGTTGGGTAGAATGGTATGATGCGGAGCCGTTTGTTATGGCTCGCAATGCTTCGCCGAAGTTACTCTATTTGCTGGACGAGACGTCGAATGGTGCACGTCTGGTTACGTCTTCGAGATATTTGGATGATGGGCTTCTTTATCCGCCGAGGCCGTGGCGTAGTTAGGTGTGTTGGCCTTCTTGGTGGGGGAGTATATTTTTTCTCCTCGTCATGGCATTCATGCTTTTTAAGTTAGAATTTTCCATCAAGATTTGGTTGAGTTCTTGAATGAAATATGTTGGATATCAGTTATAAATACATTGAGAGATAAAATTTCAAGTTTCTACCTGGCGACAGGTCGATTGTGTTACAAACTACTCCAAAAAGTTGATCAAAGAGATTGGAAGAATTCGAAGTAATAAATCTTTAATTGTAAAAGGCCTTATAAGAAGACCTAAAGGATATATAACAAGTTAAAGCAAATGGATATAATCATGTAACCCATAATCCCATATATACGAGAAGAGTATTCACAAGAAAAGTGCAAATAACCAACTCCAAATGAAAGACCACCCAAACCCCTTTTTATGCGTTCTCGGCGTGATAAGAGCGAGATTCCTTGCGACCATGCTGGTTGCCATACTGCTGGTcgtgaagagaaggcatCTCAAagttgctgctcttccaggGAGCGACCTTGTTGACGTACATCCAGTCGAGCTCCTCGAGAGTGCGGCCCTTACCctcgatgacgaagaagtaGACGACGAGAGCAGCGACAGCCAAGCATCCAGCGAAGACGTATCCGTAGGCAAAGTCAATTGCACCGGTGATGAATGGGGTGAAAAAACCGATGAGGAAGTTCCAGAGCCAGTTGGATGCGGTGGCCAGAGCCATACCCTTGGCACGGTACTTGGAAGGGAACAGTTCGGCGCAGATAGCCCAGATCATGGGACCCCAGGTCATGGCGTAGGCGGTGATGAAGAAACAGGCGACAACAACCATGCCCTTACCAGGTCCGGGAGTGTTTTCGGGGTTCTGAACGTCCAACATGAAGTGGCCAATAGAAGCGAAGATCATGAAGCAAACAAACATGAAAGCAGCACCAGCGATGAGAGACTTGCGACGACCGAAGTTCTCAACAATGTAGAGACCACCGAAAGTGGTACCGAAGTTAACAGCACCAAGAATAACTTGGGTGATGAAGCTGTTGGAGATACCGGCACCTTGGAAGATAGTGGTACCCTATTAAATATAGATGTTAGCATATGACCTTTCAGGACAAGGTTTGAAGGGATGCTTACATAATAGAAGAAGTAGTTGGCACCAGTCAGCTGTTGCAAAGACTGCAGAACCATACCCAGGGCGATACGGTACAACATGCGAGGAGCGGTGATGAACTCGTGCCACACCTGCTCTTGGGATTCGGCGTCGAGTTGTTGCTGGATCTCCTCGATTTCCTGGAGGATGACGCGGTGGTTCTCGGGGACACCATAGAGCTTGGACATGGTGTTACGAGCACTATCGACACGGCCGTGACGGAACTCGAAACGTGGGCTCTCAGGGAAGCAAGCCATGCCACCACCGAGAATGAGAGCAAAGAGGAAGGTAAGACCCAAGGTAATCCGCCACTGCTCAGTGCCTTCGAGATGCTCGGTTCCCAAGTTAATGCAgtaggaaaggaagatacCAAGAGTGACGAACAGCTGGTAGCAACTGATCATGGCACCACGGACCTGGCGAGGAGCACTCTCACCCTGGTACATGGGAACGAGCAGGGAGCAACCACCAACGCCAAGACCAGTCACCCAACGGCCCATGACCATCTGAACCCATTTACCGGCAGGGGAAGAGATCTGAATAATCAAGCCGACATTGAGGATGATACACCAGAAAGTGATAGACCATTTACGACCAAGCTTATCGGCTATAGGAGCGGCAACCAGAGCACCAATCAAGGTACCGATGGATAACAGACTGACAATAAGACCGGAGCGGACATGGCTGAAATAATATTTACCCTCATCGTTCAGTTGACCATAGCGTTCAAGATAGTTATCCATCTCTTGGAAACCGGAGATCTGACCGGTGTCGTATCCGAAAAGAAGACCACCCATAGAAACGAAGGCACCCATAACAAACGCCCGCAGGGTAATGCGGGGAACGGGAGTGTCAACACCAATTTCCATAGGCTTGTTAGCAGCCACGGATTCTTGGCTGGAGTATTGGGGAGCGCCAGCTGGGCTGATCATCTCCCCATGCTCGGCAGAAGTCTCAACACCCATGGTGGAGAGTATGTGGGAAGGGGCGGTAAGAGTGTATTTGTTCGACCGTATTTGCAGTTATGGCTCGAAAGGCTAACACTGAATAGGTAAATGAAAAGTGATATATGGGGATAGAGGAGGATATcccaaaagaagagaaaggtatACCTCCAGGGTAGGGAAAAGATGTGatgggaaagaaggagacaGATGTGGGAATCGAAATTGGGATTCAGAAAAGGGGAGATCTGTGTCCTTTTTATGTCAAAACCGCATACGAAAAAAtaagcaaaaacaaaaaaaaaaaaaaaaaaaaaaaaatcaaaaaaggaagggagaaaatTTCCACGACAAACTAGTGAGAAGGAGAGTCCCAATGTGGAGAGCAGACCTCGCGGCCAGTGTCCGTCCGGGACACGGGGATAATAGACAACACTACCCGCATTTCCGTACAGGGCTCGCAAACGATTGGAGAAGAGGCCGGCCGAAACCGACAGCCGTGAGCCAGTTAGGCCAGCCGAAGTGCTACTCCGTAAGAAACGGCCGGGACAACAGGGGGACAGGCAACAGTTCGGGATCCACGGCCCCTCGGCGTGGCCTCTGGTTCGTCGTGGTGGCCAACCCCATCGGGACGCAGCCTGGAGACTGGCGGAGGGACAACGAGATGAAGGGATCAGCGCCACCGACAGTCATAACTGGGTTGAGGCGCGTGTCAAAAACTAACTGTGGCTCCCATATGACGTCGCCAACAAGGTACAGCGATAGAGTTCTGTCGGCTCCGGAAGGAGTGTGTAACCGTTCGCAATGGTTTGTAGTGACCTCGGCATGCCTAGAAGGAAAACGGTGATTGAAGCCgtcttggctttggggggCGAAGGCATCCTGCGTCGATGTGGTATGCGTGTATTCATTCTCGAGGAATGGGatttgttggggtttggcCAGTCACGAGTCCAGGTGCCAGGGATGTGGAGCACTAGACCGAAAACGAACAGCGGTGCTTAACCGTCCTGGGACTAGCGCCACCCACAACTCCAGAATCTCGGCATCATCGGCGACACATGGCCGGAATTTCACGGGGAGTGTGGGAGAGGCATTTCCTGGAGGTGATATGGAGAAAACGAGGGGagacttcctcttctgttgACCGGTGAAGCCTAACCTGGAGAATATCAGGATGCAGGGACCGCGATCAAAAGAGGGGAAATGCGGAGTGAACGTCACTGCCTACGACTATGATATTATCGCATGTAGCATCAATTTACTATCGATTTTCTACCGCCATTATATGCCACCAAAACCTTCCTTGGTCACATTAGCGTCCTGAATGACCATACcttattactattactaaTAGTATGGTGGACGGCCGAGTTCATGGTACCGTGAAAAAAGCAGAGCAATGCCGACCGAAATGGCTGAGCCATCGGCACCGGAAAACAGCTTCACGGCATCGTTCCTTGTTGAATTTCCAAACATCGCCGACCGAGCCGGCCCTCGTCAGTGGCGTTGGATCTCGTGCTTGGTTGGCTCCAGAACCATCCAAGCTTTGTGGATGGAAATTAGCGATTCGTCAACAAACTTCTAGAAATTGCCAACAACTCTATTCTATCGCAAGCCATCGCTACGAATATCTATACTCATTTCGATAAGACCAGTGTTTACAAGTCTTAGCGAAGTTTAAAAAttaaacaaaaataaaacaaataATAATTCTCTCAAAAATCTCATCCCCTTTACCCCTTAGAGAGAAGTAAGATCCCCGACTTGGAACGGACTAATCGGAACCGCGCGGAAAAATCTTGTCCCAGTagggcttcgtcgtcatgTGGTCGCTTAGATTGAATGACGTATCCCCGCAAATTTTCTGTCTGGAGCAACTCCACGACGAGTCAACGACCGACCTGGAACATATGGAACCGTTTCGCTTCCGTAGAACCTTCCATTCCAGGAAACCCCCGAACCTTCGACCTGTCTTCCCGGATCAATCAACTTCCGACCCACGGTTGCTTCTCCACACGCCACAACTGCCTACTTTGTTCCTTGTCAGGTGATCCAGATATCTATTTTCGCCAACCCCTACTGCTCAAATCATGAATGACCGGTCCAGATGGAGGCTCTAACGGTCGTCAATTGCATGATCTTATCTAGATCGCCACGTTGTTTACGTATGGGTCTTTGAGTTGCTTCTCGGACGGTCCCGATGTCCGGGGCAATCGGCCGAAGGTTTGATCCCAAACTGGCCTGATGTCACCTctccagaagatgctggAATGCACGGATCTATCTGTGCTGAAGATACGTGCCGTAGCTTACCATTCGACCGGGAATTCCGGGGTTGTGCTAGTAGCTCCTTGAGCTTTTAGAGTTTTTGTTGTAGTATACTTCCGTCTGCCGTTGTAAACGGAACGCCACGGGAGTATAGCCATTCCTTCTAATAGGGCGTGGTTGGTTATACTCTCGTAGCTTCACGTTGGACtatcttttctatctataATGCctttttaatatattaatatgatTATGATTAACGTGGGCATGCAATTTCAGGCTGAATGATCAAATTATCACACTCATTCcgcaaatatatattttgtcAAAGATATGACATAATATCCTACCTATGCATACGAACGAGCTAGcctcaaagaaaagaaattaccACAAACCAACCAGCTATATGATAAGTTTCCTTTGGATGCAGAGTTATAATTTggcaaaaaggaacaagTCACGCCTGTTTTGCTGATAGATGGCGCGTGAGCAATATCGCGTCATGTGAGCAAACAAATCGCGCTGGTCACATGACTACCACCACAAGTCCCCTTGAACCCACAACATCCCTTCTACTTAATACTGGCAATATAGAAGTTGATACTCCACATGTGCTTCTAGGCTTTTTGTTGGTAATCACCAGGTCTAGGCATATTCCATCGATGCCGTGAGAACGGACCTCCGTGCACCCCCGTCTGACATGCTGAGTTCCGAAGGTTTACATCCGATCCCGAAGGATCCGCACGACGAGCAGATTAATAAATGAAGGAATTGCTATTGGTTTTACCCGGATGATTATATCACAGATCGagaacagccaagaaagtaATCAACTAAGCCTTTGTTAACGGTGTACCCAACGGGATAGCGTCCCCCGCGTCCCTCACTGAAACCTCGCCAATTCCGACCGCACGTTCAATTTTGTCTCACCCGGCTTCAGACCGGACTTGAaagtgaccttcttctcgaagacgACAACCACGTCCGAGCCCCCAAATTGGAAGTACGAGATGTTGTCGCCCTTCTTGACATGGTCGCCTTTCTTCACGGTCATCACAACGGATGATACCTGAGCCATGCCAATGGGCAACACCGCCACCTTACCATAGTCTTTCGTCTGAATGACGATGAGCCCACGGGTCTGACACCATTGATAACCGGCGTTGTCCGGAGCATCCAGATTGTAATAGCCATGACCGCCACTCAGGAGCCTTTCCCTGCGTCTTGTGATCATATGCGGGTTCCGGATCAGTCTTCGGTCGCCGGACAAGTGACCACCATTCTTGGTAGCAACCTGGAGGTAGACCTGGTCCTGGATATTCTTGACCTCAATGATCTCACCACTCACAGGCGCGTGCTGGCGGTGGTAGTCGGTAGGGCCCAGGAAAGCATGCATGAACGTCCCGTTGTGGTAATCGATCGTCGTGGTTTGCAATAGTTTGTCGATCGGCCATTCTACCCCCTTAGCATCGATGCCGCTGATGGTAACGTTACCATCTACGATATCCCAATCACCGTTGAACTTGGAGTCGGCTACACTGACAATGACCTTGTCGTCATTTGGCCCCGCGAGCGGACGAGCCGAGTCGATATCTTTCCACTCGCGAGCAAACCAGTGATTGAACGACACCCACCCGGACTTGGGTTCCACCCAGAGATCGGCCTCCTGGTTATACTTCTCGTTTCTATAGAACGAGTACACGGAGGCAGCGGACTGCGGCGTGCTCAGGAATAAGCCCTGTTGGCGCGCGAATGTTACAAGCCAGTAGGAAAGCCAGCTGAGATCGGTGTTGGAGTTCTGTGGCTGGATTTCCGTTTGGAGACCCCGGAGTGCGGGCTGGTCGAAGACCCAGTAGAAGACGAggatcttctgcaggagCTCGTCGCCCTTGCTGCTGACCTTGGGAACCCATTGGAGAAGGTCGTCGCAGAAGCGGAGGTAGTCTAAGGTCTTGATGCCTTCATTGGCCATTTCGTCATGGGCACCTGCGCTACCGGCCACAGCGGTTGCGATGGCATCGTTGAAGCGCTTGGTACGGTCTGCGTCGCGACTGATGAAGTCTCTCAGGTCGCGGACTAAAGCCTCCTTGGCGACGTACTGTGGTACGGACATGGTGGGTGCAAATAATAAAGAGGTTGGATGTAATAAAAAGTAGGAATTGTTAGAGTGATGTAGTATGCTcacagaagatggaaaggatggatcGATGAGATGGACAGTGCGTGTCTAACTCTCGACTTCGGGGCCTTTGAGCAGCTTCTTATAGACAACGCCAAGGACTCAGCACTTTCATCCTGAAGCCCGTCTCGAGAGCAAACAACTCCCATAGCTGAGAGGGTTACATCCATACTGCAGGAGAAGTGTCGACAATTTGGCTTACCCAGTCCGATTTACTCGATGGGCAGGGTGGAATATGCAATCCTCCAATCAACGCAGATCTTCGCGCTCAAAACTCATCCCAGCCATGCTCAATATGACTGTAATGACATCAACCCAACAGAAGATGACACGAAGACTATTCGCAGCATTCAAATGGAACACCAGAACGGGCAGGCCGGCAAGTCCTCTGGAAACTGAGCACGTTTCCGGCGAAGCAATGCATACAGAACCGTGGCCCTTGGGCGAAAGTGGCAATTGTACCCTTGCGAGGATCACTCCGATGGTTGGTGAtgggtggctggctgatgACTCCTATGCACCTCTGCGGAGTCGATTGAATCTGTCAGTGAAAATATACATGGTATGGGATACTTGGCAAGACGCGTACTGCCCCCGCTAACTACTACTACCCTCGATTATTGGACGGAGAATGGAAGACAGCTTCGTAGTGCGTGTAACGTTTGGTTTAGATAGGCCAAAGTGATGCTACCAAGTGGCATTATATGCTAGCTAAGTATGTTGAATGTTGTCAAGAATGCGGAGCATCAAACGAAGGCAAACGAAAACGTAGGCTTTCAAGTCGGACCGCGGAAAAACTGGGGGCCGCGTTCAGCTTAGTTGCTTTCTTAAGAAGGAACACGTTCTGTGATTTAGAGCCAGACTGAACAAAATAAGATGTTACCTAATCTGATACCTTCTAGGTTACATCTAAGTTGGATGTAACACAGAGGCTTGAAAATGCCAGCTGAAAGCTATACACAAGTTGCATGCTGGTGGGGCATTATGCTGAACGGTCCTTTTAAAGCTGTCGGTCTGATATTCAGCTTGAGCTCTGGGTGGCGCAAATGAACCTATGTCAATCCTGGACAAAAAGGCGTCAAGTGCCTTTGTCGCTGGAGCTTTGCGCAGGTTGCTAATCTACCAAGCGCTGATCGGTGTCGAACAGCCCAGGTAAATCAAGGTTGGGTGTGTCTAGGGCAGGGCAGACTATCATTTTCAACTCCTGAACCCGGGGATTATAGGATGATACGGCATTTTGCTACTaagatgttttcttttgtagCTTTTGACGTTCTGCTTCTATTTCACCTAAGCGCTGAAGtgattttattcttatttcttata
This window of the Aspergillus oryzae RIB40 DNA, chromosome 8 genome carries:
- a CDS encoding sugar porter family MFS transporter (predicted transporter (major facilitator superfamily)), whose product is MGVETSAEHGEMISPAGAPQYSSQESVAANKPMEIGVDTPVPRITLRAFVMGAFVSMGGLLFGYDTGQISGFQEMDNYLERYGQLNDEGKYYFSHVRSGLIVSLLSIGTLIGALVAAPIADKLGRKWSITFWCIILNVGLIIQISSPAGKWVQMVMGRWVTGLGVGGCSLLVPMYQGESAPRQVRGAMISCYQLFVTLGIFLSYCINLGTEHLEGTEQWRITLGLTFLFALILGGGMACFPESPRFEFRHGRVDSARNTMSKLYGVPENHRVILQEIEEIQQQLDAESQEQVWHEFITAPRMLYRIALGMVLQSLQQLTGANYFFYYGTTIFQGAGISNSFITQVILGAVNFGTTFGGLYIVENFGRRKSLIAGAAFMFVCFMIFASIGHFMLDVQNPENTPGPGKGMVVVACFFITAYAMTWGPMIWAICAELFPSKYRAKGMALATASNWLWNFLIGFFTPFITGAIDFAYGYVFAGCLAVAALVVYFFVIEGKGRTLEELDWMYVNKVAPWKSSNFEMPSLHDQQYGNQHGRKESRSYHAENA
- a CDS encoding phosphatidylserine decarboxylase (predicted protein), coding for MSVPQYVAKEALVRDLRDFISRDADRTKRFNDAIATAVAGSAGAHDEMANEGIKTLDYLRFCDDLLQWVPKVSSKGDELLQKILVFYWVFDQPALRGLQTEIQPQNSNTDLSWLSYWLVTFARQQGLFLSTPQSAASVYSFYRNEKYNQEADLWVEPKSGWVSFNHWFAREWKDIDSARPLAGPNDDKVIVSVADSKFNGDWDIVDGNVTISGIDAKGVEWPIDKLLQTTTIDYHNGTFMHAFLGPTDYHRQHAPVSGEIIEVKNIQDQVYLQVATKNGGHLSGDRRLIRNPHMITRRRERLLSGGHGYYNLDAPDNAGYQWCQTRGLIVIQTKDYGKVAVLPIGMAQVSSVVMTVKKGDHVKKGDNISYFQFGGSDVVVVFEKKVTFKSGLKPGETKLNVRSELARFQ